The following proteins are encoded in a genomic region of Dioscorea cayenensis subsp. rotundata cultivar TDr96_F1 chromosome 8, TDr96_F1_v2_PseudoChromosome.rev07_lg8_w22 25.fasta, whole genome shotgun sequence:
- the LOC120267312 gene encoding E3 ubiquitin-protein ligase ATL4-like, with product MGRCFRLRDSNPRASAGSYNPSLLIIAAILIFVIAASASIHLLLRLFSRFHSPFSPPIPNSNPNPNPQSSFGSTSTTDHDTKALIASLPISTARPTSLPAIAVCLSHLRPSGSAPHPPACRHAFHLSCVGARLRSSPSCPLCRSPITTSGLEIPTPPIPSPLPRSFSIGSEEEDIESVVARVRRDLENAMKEETPPPLESTGGRGGWLKDYVDRLASSASSSFSSMRRGSHRSGAGGEREGLDLEDGSIYTATLYRWLANGDGDGEKLKN from the coding sequence ATGGGTAGATGCTTCCGTCTTCGAGATTCAAACCCTCGCGCTTCCGCCGGATCCTACAACCCCAGTCTCCTTATCATCGCCGCCATCCTCATCTTCGTCATCGCCGCCTCCGCCTCCATCCACCTCCTCCTCCGTCTCTTCTCCCGCTTCCACTCTCCCTTCTCTCCACCCATCCCAaactctaaccctaaccctaatcctcaATCCAGCTTTGGCTCTACCTCAACAACCGATCACGATACGAAGGCTTTGATCGCATCACTCCCGATCTCCACCGCGCGGCCGACGTCTCTCCCGGCGATCGCGGTGTGCCTCTCCCATCTCCGTCCCTCGGGATCGGCTCCGCATCCTCCCGCATGCCGCCACGCCTTCCACCTCTCCTGCGTCGGCGCTCGGCTCCGATCCTCCCCTTCCTGCCCTCTCTGCCGTTCTCCGATCACCACCTCCGGCCTCGAGATCCCAACTCCACCAATCCCTTCTCCACTTCCCAGATCCTTCTCGATCGGATCCGAAGAAGAGGACATTGAATCCGTGGTCGCGAGAGTGAGACGAGACCTCGAGAACGCCATGAAGGAGGAGACGCCGCCACCTCTGGAATCCACCGGCGGGAGGGGAGGATGGCTCAAGGACTACGTCGATCGCCTCGCCTCATCGGCATCTTCATCTTTCTCCTCGATGCGGCGAGGGAGCCACCGGAGCGGTGCCGGCGGTGAGCGCGAGGGTTTGGATCTCGAAGACGGAAGCATCTACACCGCTACGCTATACCGATGGCTTGCAAACGGAGATGGAGACGGAGAGAAACTCAAAAACTGA